In Rhodococcus pseudokoreensis, the DNA window GCTCGGTGAATCGTTCGGCGACCTCGTCGCGGGACTGTTCGCGGCGTGGGGCATCAGCTCCGCACTGGTCGGAACCCGCGAATCGGGTGTGGGGCATCATCTCGACGTCGCCATGTTCGACAGCATGCTGGCGATGCTGCCCACCGCGCACAGTCAGTTGCAGGCGTCCGGGGTCGCGCCTGTCGGGGTGGGCAATCGGCATCCGGTCTCCACCCCGTTCGACACGTACCGGGCGTCGGACGGCCTGTTCGTCCTCGCCGTCGCCAGCCAGTCCGGGTTCGAGAAGCTCGCGCACACCATGGGTCGCGCAGACCTTCTCGGCGACAACCGTTTCGCCGACGACACCTCCCGCACCGACCACGAACCCGCCCTGCGCACCGAGATCGAGATCTGGGCGAAGGACAAGACGGTCGCCGAGGTGGTCGCGATCCTCGGCGCGGCCGGACTGGCGACCTCCGAGATCTGGAACGTCGAGCAGGCGTTGTCGTCCGAGCAGAGCAGGCACCGCGGACTCGTCGAATCGTTCGAGCATCCGGTCGCGGGCACCATCGACTACGTGCGGCAGCCGGTCGTGTTCGGCGACAGCACACGCCCCGGGGTCCGGCGCAGCCCGCTGCTCGACGAACACCGGCAGCCCCTGCTGTCCGAGATCTCCTCACGGTAGATTCACGCCGACACCCGCGACCGTCAGGAGACGACCCATGGCCCCCGGAGATGTGACCCGCAGCGCGAGCCGCACCTTCGAACTGCTCGGCGCGATCACCGAGCAGGGCGGGCTGACGCTCGGTGACGCCGCGAAAGCCGCCGGCCTCGCCACGAGTACCGCGCTGCGCCTCATCCGCAGCATGGAGCAGAGCGAATTCCTCGTGCGCGGCGACGACAACGTGTACCGGGCCGGACCGCGGCTTCTGCAGATCGGCGCCCGGGCGATCAGCGACAACCAGTTGCTGTCCCGGGCCCGGCCCGCGATGGTCGCGATTGCGGAGGAAACCCGCGAATCCACGTACCTGTCGACGCACGGGCCGAAGGGCACCGCCCTCTACCTCGCGCAGATCGAGGGCACCCACGCGATCCGGCACATGGGCTGGGTGGGTCAGACGGTGCCGCTCGTGGGCACGGCCGTCGGCGCCGCGCTGCGGGGCGACCTGCAGAGCGAGGGATACGCGATCGCCCACGACACCCTCGAGGACCACTCGACGGGTGTGGCCGCCCCCATCTACGACGCGGTGGGCCGGATCGTGGGCGCCCTCAGCGTCATCGGTCCGACGTTCCGCCTCGACGACGCACTGTGCGCGCAGCACGGTCTCGTCCTGGTCGAACGGTGCCGCGCGCTGTCGGCGGAACTGGGCTCCCCGACCGAGTGATCGCCGCGTGAAACTGGACGACGCCGGCAGGATCGGACCAGGTCGGCGGCATCACGGCGCCCGCCGCACAACACTGGTGCGCCCGCAGTCATCCATTCGTGCGCTGGGGGTCATGGCCCCGCCACCACCTGGTTTCTAGTGTTCTGAATCACAGACGCTCTCGGGTCGCGTACGCCGCTTCCCCGCAGAGCCGTGACGAGGAAGGACGGAAACCGTGGCGACACTGCAGACGGTCCAGAAGATCGGCCCGGTGCTGGACCTGTTCACGGCGACGCGTCCCGAGTGGGGGGTTTCGGAGGTCGCCGCCGCGATCGAGGTTCCCCGATCGAGTGCACACGCGCTGTTGTCGAGTCTGGTGGACACCGGGCTCCTGCAGTGCCGCACACGGGGGCGCTATCGAATCGGGTGGCGGGTGATCGAACTCGGCGAAACCCTGCGCGGAACCGTCGACGTGCGCTCCTGTGCGGCACCCGTCATCGAGAATCTCGTCGAGCGGTATGGCGAGACCAGCCATCTCGCCGTGATGGAACGGTGGCACGTGCTGTACGTCGACAAGGTCGTCGGCACACACAACATCACCGTCCAGGGCGCTCGTGTCGGCGCCCGACTCGACGCTCACTGCACCGCCGTCGGCAAGGTACTGCTGGCAGCCCTCGAAGAGGGCGAACTACGCCGCTACCTGGCCGGACGCGCACTTCGCAGGCATACCCCGTCGACGATCACCAATTCCGGCGCCCTGCTCGACGCGTTATCGGTCGTGCGATCGTCCGGCTGCGCCTACGACCTCGGGGAGGCAGTGTCGGAGGTACATTGCGTAGCCGCTCCGGTGCGGGACGACATGGGTTCGGTCGTGGCGGCGGTGAGCATGAGCGTCCCGGTCACCCGATTCGTACCCAGGAAAGCCGAGCTCACCCGCGCCCTCACTGCCGCCGCTCGGGACGTCACGCACGCAATCGCGGCGTCGACACACGCGACGCCTCAACTCACCCGGGACCACCGGGAACCGGCGCGAGGCCGCTCCCTCGCCTCCTGACCGGCCCCGCCCCAGACCGTCAGTTCCCCGTCCGAACAAAGATCAGAGGTGCCATGGATACCGACGCACGCAAGGCCGCCGACCGATTGCTCGAGGTCTACCGGACCGGCGAGCCGATCGACCCGCTCACCCCGGAACACCCCGACGCGTCGATCGAACTCGCCTACCGCATCCAGCAACTGCAGGTCGAGGAGTGGACCCTGGGCGGCGACGTCGTCAAGGGCCACAAGGTCGGGCTCGCATCGCGAGCCATCCAGCGGCAGATGGGGGTGAACCAACCCGACTTCGGGCATCTGACCGCGAGCATGTTCCACCTGGAGCACCAGCCCATCGCGGCGGAGCGGTTCCTTCAGCCGCGGATCGAACCCGAGGTGGCATTCATGCTGGGCCGTCCCCTCACCGGGCCCGGGGTCACCGTCGCCGAGGCGGTCCGGGCCGTCGACTTCG includes these proteins:
- a CDS encoding CaiB/BaiF CoA transferase family protein gives rise to the protein MPTLPPLDGIRVVDLSRVLAGPYCTALLADAGADVVKIEPAAGEDSRHLGPFRDGESIYFNVLNRGKRSLALNLKDEADRAVLLDLIDTADVLVENFRPGVTTRLGIDYDTVHARNPRLVYASISGFGQDGPLAGAAAYDLVVQAMSGIMSITGSPESGPTRLGESFGDLVAGLFAAWGISSALVGTRESGVGHHLDVAMFDSMLAMLPTAHSQLQASGVAPVGVGNRHPVSTPFDTYRASDGLFVLAVASQSGFEKLAHTMGRADLLGDNRFADDTSRTDHEPALRTEIEIWAKDKTVAEVVAILGAAGLATSEIWNVEQALSSEQSRHRGLVESFEHPVAGTIDYVRQPVVFGDSTRPGVRRSPLLDEHRQPLLSEISSR
- a CDS encoding IclR family transcriptional regulator; its protein translation is MAPGDVTRSASRTFELLGAITEQGGLTLGDAAKAAGLATSTALRLIRSMEQSEFLVRGDDNVYRAGPRLLQIGARAISDNQLLSRARPAMVAIAEETRESTYLSTHGPKGTALYLAQIEGTHAIRHMGWVGQTVPLVGTAVGAALRGDLQSEGYAIAHDTLEDHSTGVAAPIYDAVGRIVGALSVIGPTFRLDDALCAQHGLVLVERCRALSAELGSPTE
- a CDS encoding IclR family transcriptional regulator encodes the protein MATLQTVQKIGPVLDLFTATRPEWGVSEVAAAIEVPRSSAHALLSSLVDTGLLQCRTRGRYRIGWRVIELGETLRGTVDVRSCAAPVIENLVERYGETSHLAVMERWHVLYVDKVVGTHNITVQGARVGARLDAHCTAVGKVLLAALEEGELRRYLAGRALRRHTPSTITNSGALLDALSVVRSSGCAYDLGEAVSEVHCVAAPVRDDMGSVVAAVSMSVPVTRFVPRKAELTRALTAAARDVTHAIAASTHATPQLTRDHREPARGRSLAS